Sequence from the Mycobacterium florentinum genome:
CTGCTGTTGCACGCCGCGTTGACCGGCGACCGACAGTTGTTCGCGCGGGAAGACAGCATCGAACAGACCTGGCGGATCGTCCAGCCGCTGCTCGACAAGCCGAGCGAAATCCACCCCTACGAGCCCGGGTCCTGGGGGCCCCGGGCCGCGCAGTCGCTAGTCCGCGGTCACCACCATTGGCGGGACCCGTGGTTCCCTCCAAAAACGCAGTCCGGACAGTAAGGAGACCAGAAATGCAGCTGGGAATGATCGGCCTGGGCCGAATGGGGGCCAACATCGCGCGCCGGGTGGCCGACAACGGGCACGAAACCGTTGTGTACGACCATAATTCGGATGCCGTCAAGGCGATGGCCGGTGAGCCGAACACCACCGGCGTGTACTCGCTGGAGGAGCTCAAGGAGAAAATGACCGCGCCGCGCGTCGTCTGGGTGATGGTCCCCGCGGGCATCATCACCCAATCGGTGATCGAGGAGCTGGCCAACACGCTCGAGTCCGGCGATATCGTGATCGACGGTGGCAACTCCTACTACCGTGATGACCTCAAACACTCAAAGCTGCTGGCCGAGAAGGGGATTCATCTGATCGACTGCGGTACCAGTGGCGGGGTGTGGGGCCGTGAGCGCGGCTACTGTCTGATGATCGGCGGCGACGACTACGCCTTCGAGCACGCCGAGCCGCTCTTCAAGACCATCGCGCCGGGCGTCGACGCCGCGCCGCGTACCCCGGGCCGCGACGGCGAGGTCGAGCAAGCCGAAAAGGGTTATCTGCATTGCGGTCCGTCCGGGGCGGGGCACTTCGTGAAGATGGTGCACAACGGCATCGAGTACGGGATGATGGCCTCCCTCGCGGAGGGGCTGAACATCCTGCGCAATGCCGACATCGGCAAGCGCGTCGAGGCGGGCGACGCCGAAACCGCTCCGCTGTCCAATCCCGAGTGCTACCAGTACAACTTCGACATCGAGGACATCGCCGAGCTGTGGCGCCGCGGCAGCGTCGTCGGCTCTTGGCTGCTGGACCTGACCGCGATCGCGCTGCACGAATCGCCCACCCTGTCCGAATTTTCCGGGCGCGTCTCCGACTCGGGGGAGGGCCGCTGGACCGCCATCGCGGCGATCGACGAGGGCGTGCCCGCGCCGGTGCTCACCACCGCGCTGCAGTCCCGGTTCGCCTCACGCAGCCTCGACGACTTCGCCAACAAGGCGCTGTCGGCGATGCGCAAGCAGTTCGGCGGGCACGCGGAGAAACCGGGCGTCGGGGGCTGACCTAACGCGTCAGCCGTTTGACGAACTCCACCACCACGTCACTGAAGGCGTCGTTGTCGTCGCCGGCGGCGGTGTGCCCGGCGTCGGACAGTTCGACGAACTCCGCACGCGGAACAGTCGCCAGGAAGTGCTTGACGCCTTCGGGGCTGACCACGTCGGAGAGCTTGCCGCGGATCAACAGCACCGGAATCTTCAGATCCGCCGCGGCCTGCTCGAAGTGCTCGGTGCGCAGCTCCGGATCGTCACCGGGTGCGGTCATGAACGCCGGATCCCAGTGCCAGTACCAGCGTCCGTCGCGCAGCCGCAGGTTCTTGCGCAGCCCTTCGGGACTGCGCGGCTTTTCCCGGTACGGCAGGTAGGCCGAGACGGCGTCGGCCGCCTCTTCCAGCGAGCCGAAGCCGTGCAGGTTGGTCAGCATGAAGTCCCGGATGCGGGCACTGCCGGTCTTCTCGTACCGCGGTACCACGTCGACCAGCACCAATCCGGTCACCTTCTGCGGGCCGGCGGCGTCGGCGACCAGGATGCCGGTCAGCCCACCCATGCTGGCCCCGATCAGCACCACCGGGTGACCGATGGCGTCAAGGATGTGCAGGACGTCGGCCGTCAGGGTTTCGATCGCGTAGTCCGCGCCCGGCGCCCGGTCGCTGTCGCCGTGCCCGCGGCTGTCCAGCGCCACGACGTGGAAGCCCTCGTCGGCCAGGACCTGGCCGGTGTTCTTCCAGGAGAATCGGTTTTGGCCGCCGCCGTGCAACATCAGGATCGACGGTCGGCCCGCGATCGCGGCGTCGCGGTTCCACTCGTCGGCGACCAGGCCGATACCGCCGACACCAGCGAATTTGACCGTCTGGGGGCTGCTGCTCACGGTGCTCATCGAACTGACGTTACATAGTCGCTCGATGAGTTCTCGCGGTCGCCGGGGTCTAACCGAAAAACCCACCAGATTAGGAGATGCCCGTGCCATCGATCACGCCGACGCTGTGGTTCGACCACAACCTGGAGGAGGCGGTGACGTTCTATGCGTCGGTGTTCCCGAACTCGCGGATCGAGGACCTCAACCGTGCCACCGACGCCGGACCCGGCGAGCCCGGCTCGGTGTTGTCGGGCACCTTTGTGCTGGACGGCAACCGGTTCATCGGGATCAACGGCGGTCCGCATTTCACCTTCAGCGAGGCGGTCTCCTTCACGATCGACTGCAAGGACCAGGACGAGGTCGACTACTACTGGGACCGGTTGACCGACGGCGGCGACGAAGCGCCGTGCGGCTGGTGCAAGGACCGGTTCGGGCTGAGTTGGCAGGTCATCCCGCAGCGGCTCTACGAGCTGGTGAGCCATCCCGATCCGGCCTGCGCGACGGCCGCGACCCAGGTGATGTATGGCATGCGCAAGATCATCCTTGCCGACCTCGAGTGCGCGGCGGCGCAAGCATCTGGTGAAAACCCTTGATGCAGTAGGGGTTCGGAGTTCCGATCGCTCCGGTGTTAGGTTGGTCCGTGCGGACGCGCCGAACAGGAGTGAAGATGGTGGACTACTCGAGATGACCGAGCCGCGGTGGATCGATGTGCCGGGTCCTCCCGCGGACCTCAAGGCGCTGACCTGGGGTTCGGCCGACGCCCCGATCGCCTTGTGTCTGCACGGCTTCCCGGACACCGCGTACGGCTGGCGCAAGACGGCCCCGCTGCTTGCCGCCGCCGGCTGGCGGGTCGTCGCGCCCTTCATGCGGGGGTATGCGCCCTCGTCTATCCCGGACGACGGCAGCTATCACGTCGGCGCGATCATGGACGACGCGCTGCGGGTGCGGGAGGCCGCCGGGGGCACCGACCGCGACGTGGTGATCGGACACGACTGGGGCGCACTGGCGGCCACCGGCCTGGCCGCGATGCCCAACAGCCCGTTCACCAAGGCCGTGATCATGTCGGTGCCGGTCTCGGCGGCATTTCGCGGGCAGGTGAGCGAGCGGGCCCGGCTGGCCCGCCAAATACCGCGTCAGCTGTTGCGCAGCTGGTACATGTTCTACTTCCAATTGCCTTTCCTGCCTGAGCGTTCCGCATCCTGGGTGCTGCCGCGGTTGTGGCGGCGGTGGTCTCCGGGTTATCGCGGTGCCGAGGAGGACCTGCGCCACGTCGACGCCGCGATCGGAACACCGGAAAGCTGGCGCGCGGCGCTGGGGACCTACCGGGCCACGCTTCGCAACACCAAGCCGCCGCAGCGGTATGCCGAACTGAACCAGCTGTGGACCGAGGCACCCATCCTGCCGACGTTGTATCTGCACGGCCGCGACGACGGTTGCATGACGCCGGCTTTCGCGCACTGGACCGAAAAGGTGCTGCCCGCCGGCAGCGATGTCGCGATCGTCGATCATGCCGGGCATTTCCTGCAGCTCGAACAGCCCGAGAAAATAGCCGAACGGGTGCTTGCGTTCATCGGCTCACCCGGCTGACGCGATGGCCGCGCGCCGAATGGCGGCCGTCGATGCGCAGTTCTACTGGATGTCGGCCAAAGTCCCCAATGACGACTTCATGGTCTACGCATTCGACGGTGAACCCGCCGATCTCGGCCGCGCCATCGCCGAGGTTCGTCGCCGGGCCCGCGCGTGTCCCGATCTGTGCATGCGGGTCCACGAGGGGTCGCCGCTGAGGTACCCGCAGTGGGTACCGACGGCGGTGGCTTCCGAACAGGTGGTCTGCCACGACCTGGCCGGCGGCAGCTGGCCTGACTGTCTGCTGGCGGTGGCCGGTCTCGGCGACCACCAACTCGATATGCGCGAGATGGCCTGGCGGCTGCACGTGTTCACACCGGTGCACGGCATTCCCGGCCTCGACGGCCCGGGAACCGTTGCGGTCATGCAGGTCCCGCATGCGCTGGCCGACGGCGTCCGCGCCTCGGCGCTGGCGGCCTGGCTCTTCGGCCGGGCCGATCCGGTGCCGGAGGTGCTACCGATACGTCCCGGCTTTCTGCCCTGGCGCGCCGTCGATGCGGCCCGAACCCATCGCCGACTGGTTCGCGATACCCGGGCCGGGCTGGTGGCGCCCGGAATCGGGTACCGGCCGCCGCTGCCGACCAACGCCCGACCCGATGGCGTCCGCGCGTTGCGCACGCTGGTGCGCCGTCGTGCACAACTGACCGGTCCCACTGTCACCGTCTCGGTGCTGGCCGCGGTTTCCGCCGCGCTGTCGGGCGTATTCGGCGACACGGCCGATTCGTTGGGCGCCGAAGTGCCGATGGCCAAATCCGGTGTGCGACGGGCGCATAACCACTTCGGCAACGTCGTCGTCGGCCTGTACCCGAGCCTGGATCGAGACGCCCGGGCGCAGCGGATTGCGGCCGATCTGGCCGATGGACGGCGCCGCTTCGAACATCCGGCCATGCGTTCCACCGATCGGGCCTTCGCCACCATGCCCGCGCCGTTACTGCGTTGGGGCGTCTCGCTGTTCAACCCCGACGCCCGGCCCACGCAGGTGCTCGGCAATACCGTGGTGTCCAGCAATAATCGCGGTCCCGCCGATCTGCATTTCGGGGAATTGCCAGTGGCCCTGGCGACCGGATGCCCGGCCCTGGGGCCCACTATTGGTCTGTCACACGGTCTGCACGGCATCGGCGATGTGATCACGCTCAGTGTTCATGTCGCCGAATCCGCCGTCTCCGACGTCGACGCCTACCTGGAATTGCTGGACGCCGCGCTGTAAGTCATTGCGCGTCGCCGGATCTGCCCGCTGCGCCGCAGTTGACGTGCTCACGCCCGCGAAATCGTGTCCGAATTTTTCGACAGTCACTCACCGCTGCTGTAATCCGGTTCACCCGATGATCTAGGTTTGCACGTATGACTCCCTATGACGTCGGATTGCTGATCCTGCGGCTGGTGCTGGGCATGACATTGGCCGCGCATGGCTACAACAAGTTCTTCGGCGGCGGCCGCATACCGGGCACCGCGCGCTGGTTCGAGAGCATCGGTATGAAGCCGGGCAGATTCCACGCCACGGTGGCCGCGACCACCGAAATCGCTGCCGGGCTGGGGCTGGCGGTCGGTTTGCTCACGCCGATCCCGGCCGCGGGCTTCGTGTCGCTGATGTTGGTCGCGGCCTGGACCGTGCATCGCCACAACGGCTTCTTCATCGTCAAGGAGGGCTGGGAGTACAACCTGGTCCTGGCGATCAGCGCGATCGCCGTGGCCACCCTGGGTCCCGGCCGGATCAGCCTGGACTGGGCGATTTTCGGGATCAACGACCCGCTGATCGGATGGAACGGGCTGCTGATCTCGGTGGTGCTCGGATTGGCCGGCGCGATCGGCCAGCTGCTGATCTTCTACCGTCCGCCGGCCCAGGAAGCAGGCTAGTTCGGCGACAGCGGGTCGACGCGCCGCCGAGCCCGGTGCTTGGCGTCGTACAGCGCGGCGTCGGCGATCGCGTACAGCGAGGCGATGTCGGCGCTCGCGCCGCGCGCAGATGCGGCGCCGATGCTGGTATCCGGAGTGTGCAGCCGAACCTCGGCGACAAACCGCTCCGCGTTGCCCGGTGTCAGGCTCGCG
This genomic interval carries:
- a CDS encoding WS/DGAT/MGAT family O-acyltransferase → MAARRMAAVDAQFYWMSAKVPNDDFMVYAFDGEPADLGRAIAEVRRRARACPDLCMRVHEGSPLRYPQWVPTAVASEQVVCHDLAGGSWPDCLLAVAGLGDHQLDMREMAWRLHVFTPVHGIPGLDGPGTVAVMQVPHALADGVRASALAAWLFGRADPVPEVLPIRPGFLPWRAVDAARTHRRLVRDTRAGLVAPGIGYRPPLPTNARPDGVRALRTLVRRRAQLTGPTVTVSVLAAVSAALSGVFGDTADSLGAEVPMAKSGVRRAHNHFGNVVVGLYPSLDRDARAQRIAADLADGRRRFEHPAMRSTDRAFATMPAPLLRWGVSLFNPDARPTQVLGNTVVSSNNRGPADLHFGELPVALATGCPALGPTIGLSHGLHGIGDVITLSVHVAESAVSDVDAYLELLDAAL
- the gnd gene encoding phosphogluconate dehydrogenase (NAD(+)-dependent, decarboxylating), translating into MQLGMIGLGRMGANIARRVADNGHETVVYDHNSDAVKAMAGEPNTTGVYSLEELKEKMTAPRVVWVMVPAGIITQSVIEELANTLESGDIVIDGGNSYYRDDLKHSKLLAEKGIHLIDCGTSGGVWGRERGYCLMIGGDDYAFEHAEPLFKTIAPGVDAAPRTPGRDGEVEQAEKGYLHCGPSGAGHFVKMVHNGIEYGMMASLAEGLNILRNADIGKRVEAGDAETAPLSNPECYQYNFDIEDIAELWRRGSVVGSWLLDLTAIALHESPTLSEFSGRVSDSGEGRWTAIAAIDEGVPAPVLTTALQSRFASRSLDDFANKALSAMRKQFGGHAEKPGVGG
- a CDS encoding alpha/beta fold hydrolase, encoding MSTVSSSPQTVKFAGVGGIGLVADEWNRDAAIAGRPSILMLHGGGQNRFSWKNTGQVLADEGFHVVALDSRGHGDSDRAPGADYAIETLTADVLHILDAIGHPVVLIGASMGGLTGILVADAAGPQKVTGLVLVDVVPRYEKTGSARIRDFMLTNLHGFGSLEEAADAVSAYLPYREKPRSPEGLRKNLRLRDGRWYWHWDPAFMTAPGDDPELRTEHFEQAAADLKIPVLLIRGKLSDVVSPEGVKHFLATVPRAEFVELSDAGHTAAGDDNDAFSDVVVEFVKRLTR
- a CDS encoding alpha/beta fold hydrolase; translated protein: MTEPRWIDVPGPPADLKALTWGSADAPIALCLHGFPDTAYGWRKTAPLLAAAGWRVVAPFMRGYAPSSIPDDGSYHVGAIMDDALRVREAAGGTDRDVVIGHDWGALAATGLAAMPNSPFTKAVIMSVPVSAAFRGQVSERARLARQIPRQLLRSWYMFYFQLPFLPERSASWVLPRLWRRWSPGYRGAEEDLRHVDAAIGTPESWRAALGTYRATLRNTKPPQRYAELNQLWTEAPILPTLYLHGRDDGCMTPAFAHWTEKVLPAGSDVAIVDHAGHFLQLEQPEKIAERVLAFIGSPG
- a CDS encoding DoxX family protein — its product is MTPYDVGLLILRLVLGMTLAAHGYNKFFGGGRIPGTARWFESIGMKPGRFHATVAATTEIAAGLGLAVGLLTPIPAAGFVSLMLVAAWTVHRHNGFFIVKEGWEYNLVLAISAIAVATLGPGRISLDWAIFGINDPLIGWNGLLISVVLGLAGAIGQLLIFYRPPAQEAG
- a CDS encoding VOC family protein, with product MPSITPTLWFDHNLEEAVTFYASVFPNSRIEDLNRATDAGPGEPGSVLSGTFVLDGNRFIGINGGPHFTFSEAVSFTIDCKDQDEVDYYWDRLTDGGDEAPCGWCKDRFGLSWQVIPQRLYELVSHPDPACATAATQVMYGMRKIILADLECAAAQASGENP